aaaaagaaataggCGTGAAGGGTAATCGTCCCATACAAAAAGtggtttgaccggctataataAGGAATATTATCGTTTCTAAGGTTTCGAATAGGTGGTCAAACTGTCACCcttctatttttaaattgactACAGGCGTAAATCGTATGTGATTTTTGATACATTGCATGCGGTCTTAAAATGATTAATTGAATTCGTTAAACCTACTTAGCCAGCAATGTATCTACAATCGAATGCTAATTGTTGCAGAGTCTGCAGAGCCCTGTAACTGTGATACTGACCCTCCTTTCTTGTTGCACCCGACCACAGGGTAGTCCTCCCGGAAGCACTTGGTGTCTAGTGCGTTGAAGTAGACTGTCCCGATCTGTTTGGCGATTTTGCTCTTGGCGGCGCGCAGGCACAGGCGGAACTTCTCGTCGCATTCGCAGATCAATCTAATATTCAAAATTCGTTTATTTTTAACCAGTTTTTTTCCAAGGTGTCGAAACTTCCTTTTAAGTTTGACACTTGTGTTTGGAGGTAGGAGGAGAATATATATAGTCTCCGAGTATATAGTAGaaaacatagtctaataaaacatggtcttctcttcccagagtgacacaagcctacgtcacaataacattgccactttatatagcgctatcgcatgttatcatatagcgctgtcgcatgatgacgtaggcttgtgtcagtcacgtgaccactaaaagacgggaagagagtaccaggcggagtatattattataccatggtagaAAATAAAGATGTGAGCTATAATTATAAGTTCTACGCGTTTGTAGCAATCGAATGTTTGAGGTAGGTACAGAAATGTACTCTACCCTTTCAAAATGATATCTGGCACCTAAAAAAGGGCTGCCATCGGGCATACATTTACATACCGCGTGTAGAAGGCATTGTTAGTGAGATTGTGCCTGGTCTGGCCGGCTGTTATGGTGTCGGGGCaatggtcgtggtcgcggcaggacggctaccgtgaaaatcgaaaatcgtcaattgcgggcatttttctctgtcactctaattacgccttcattggagtaaaagagaaaattCCCCGCATTTTGCGAATTtctgttttcgcggtagcccctcagcaCCATGTCGGTCTAGGGCCGTCGGGCATACATACCGCGTGTAGAAGGCATTGTTAGTGAGATTGTGCCTGGTCTGGCCCGCTGTTATGGTGTCGGGGcagtggtcgtggtcgcggccgCACTTGTCGATCTAGGGCCGTCGGGCATACATACCGCGTGTAGAAGGCATTGTTAGTGAGATTGTGCCTGGTCTGGCCCGCTGTTATGGTGGCGGGGcagtggtcgtggtcgcggcagCACATTGTCGGTCTAGGGCTTCGGGCATACATACCGCGTGTAGAAGGCATTGTTAGTGAGATTGTGCCTGGTCTGGCCCGCTGTTATGGTGTCGGGGcagtggtcgtggtcgcggcagCACATGTCGGTCTCCCGGGCGGGGCCGAGATCATCGTAGCCGTCCGCTATGTCGCCGGCGCCGCACCATTTTGTACCTTAAATAGTAAAACGGAAGggctaattaataatataaacctaatgttattttaaaacgtACCTACTCATCGTTtgctttttttagttttttttgttaaaaataactaaaactgcTAACAATTCACAGAAAATGATATCCGCGATCCCGGGCACACACGGCCGTCCGCTCAGTGCTCATCGAGCTGCGTTCGAAGAAGGATCTGGTCTTAACTCGCTATATTTTCCAGCATATGAACTTGTATTATTTCCAATAGATTTGTAAAAATCTATGAAGGAACTGC
The window above is part of the Cydia splendana chromosome 19, ilCydSple1.2, whole genome shotgun sequence genome. Proteins encoded here:
- the LOC134799760 gene encoding phospholipase A2-like encodes the protein MFAMAKISCLVVVIMFELSTSWVINDVDLQSLRERGLIDDSNEMKMDESELRFSLIYPGTKWCGAGDIADGYDDLGPARETDMCCRDHDHCPDTITAGQTRHNLTNNAFYTRLICECDEKFRLCLRAAKSKIAKQIGTVYFNALDTKCFREDYPVVGCNKKGGWLNSKCLEPKYNTDGKQRYQWFDVPNY